From Coturnix japonica isolate 7356 chromosome 3, Coturnix japonica 2.1, whole genome shotgun sequence, the proteins below share one genomic window:
- the CDC42EP3 gene encoding cdc42 effector protein 3, with protein MPAKTPIYLKAANNKKGKKFKLRDILSPDMISPPLGDFRHTIHIGKEGQHDVFGDISFLQGNYELLPGNEGETRVSQSGGHSEFLRANSTSESMFTETPSPVLKNAISLPAIGGSQALMLPLLSPVTFNSRQESIRSSRNPRVSCEPVIEEKLQEKSKQMENGETYKDDVWEQNGSSSHFINGRDSNSSSFSERCTDWQTVDLIEDSRLSCELTKTKSEESLSDLAGSLLSLQLDLGPSLLDEVLNVMDKNKS; from the coding sequence ATGCCAGCCAAGACACCCATCTACTTGAAAGCTGCTAACAAtaagaaggggaagaaattcAAACTAAGGGATATCTTGTCTCCTGATATGATCAGTCCGCCACTTGGAGATTTTCGCCACACCATACATATTGGAAAAGAGGGACAACATGATGTTTTTGGGGACATCTCCTTTTTGCAGGGAAACTATGAATTATTGCctggaaatgaaggagaaactAGAGTTAGCCAATCTGGTGGCCACAGTGAATTCTTAAGGGCAAACAGCACTTCTGAATCCATGTTTACAGAAACTCCATCACCAGTGCTCAAAAATGCTATTTCCCTTCCTGCCATTGGGGGTTCTCAAGCCCTTATGTTGCCCTTATTGTCACCAGTGACGTTTAATTCAAGGCAAGAATCCATCAGGTCATCAAGAAACCCACGGGTTAGCTGTGAGCCAGTAAttgaagaaaagctgcaggagaaaagtaAACAGATGGAGAATGGAGAAACATACAAGGATGACGTGTGGGAGCAAAATGGTTCTTCATCACATTTTATTAATGGTAGAGACAGTAACTCATCCAGCTTTTCTGAACGATGCACTGATTGGCAAACAGTTGATTTGATTGAAGATAGCCGACTTTCGTGTGAACTAACCAAGACAAAGTCAGAAGAATCCCTTTCAGATCTTGCAGGCTCTCTTCTCTCATTACAGCTTGACTTGGGACCTTCACTTTTGGATGAGGTCCTCAATGTAATGGACAAGAATAAATCTTAG